In the genome of bacterium, the window GCTTTCATTTTGAGCAGTTCGGGCTGGGGAGAGCGGTTATCGGCCCAGGCGCTGGCGGCGGCCAAGGCCGGAGTGGAAGATGCTTTTATGAGAATAACCATTGATAAGACCTTCAGCGCTTCAAGCGGATACTCTTTCTCTGTGGGCGACCGGACTGTTCAAGTAATCGTGAACAAAGACCCCGTAGGTTATCCTGTGGGCACCGACCAGGTAATTTCTTCGGGAACGGCGTTGAGTCGCCAACGAAAATTAGAAGCGATTATAGTTGTTGACAGTAATACCGGCAAAGTCAGTTTAAAATCAACCAGGGAAATCCAATGAACCCCGTTAGAAATCCCAATTTTAACGGGGGAAGATAAATTAATATTTTTATTATAAATTACCATGAAAATTTCTAACGTGGTGAACAAAAAATTTCTTTCAATTTTAAAAAAATTAAGTTCGCAGCCCGCCATCGGAGGGTTGGAGATAAGCGATTCCGCGATTCGGTTTTTGCGGATTGACGACGGAAAAATCGCGACGGCTTCTTTGCGTTTGCCGCCGGGAATTATTTTGGACGGAAAAATAAACGACCGTCAGAATTTTTTAGCCGCCCTCAAGAATGTCCATTCTCAATTAACAAGAATAAAAAAGGTTTCCAAAATTCATGCCATTATTTGTTTACCGGTTTCGGTTGTTTACAGCCAATCTTTCAGTATTCCTATAATCAATCATGAAAATCTTGCGAATGCGGCGGAATTAAATCTCCAAATGGCTTCGCCGATTAAACTGGAAAAAGCTTATTCCGATTGGCAGACTATTAGCAAAAACACCAATCAGATGGACGCGCTCGGAGCTTTTGTTGAAAATTCTATTGTTGACGAGTACGACCAGTGTCTCAGCGAAAGCGGGTTTTCGCCGACAGCGTTTGAGTTTCCCGCCCTTTCTTTATGCAGATTAATTAAAGATTTAGGTCCGGCCATAGACATTGATAAGACGTATTTAGTGGTCAATGTTTCAAGTGATGGTTTGAATTTTTTGATTATCAGGAAGGGAGAGCTTTACTTTAACCACTTTCTTTTTTGGCGGACTCTCCAGGGGGAAAAACGGCAAATTGTTTTTTCGGATTTCAGGGATCTCCTTGTTCAAGAGGTTCAAAAAGTTGTTAATTTTATTTCCGTGAATTATCGGGAAACTTTTGAGGGGGCGATAATAATGGCGCCGGCTTTGGAAAAAGAAGTTGGAGAAATTATTGAGGCAGAATTTAAATTGAAGATAATTCCTTTGCGGTTGAGAAACTATGAAAATCTTTCTTCTATTTGGTTTACTGTTTTCGGTTCGGCTCTGCGCGGCTTAGTGCCACGGCGCGAGGATGTTTTTATCAGTTTGACCGCCCATAATGTTATTGAAGAATTTTATCACGAACAGGCCTTGTCTTTTATTTCTCTTTGGAGAAATATCTTTTTAATTTCTTTATCGGTGCTTTTAGTTGCTTTTGGCGGCACGGATATGTTTTTAGCCCATATCCAAAAAGACACTAAAGCTCAGATTTCTTCGCTGGTTACCCATCCTCAGACTCAAGAAGTCGGCAAGCTTGAGGAGAAAGCTAAGTTTTTCAATAGTTTAGTGACTTTGGTTTCCGAAGCCAAAAATTCAACCAAAAAATGGTCTGCGTTTTTTGACCAATTAAACGTTTTGGCCGGCAATAATATTATTTTTGACAGAATTATTGTTTCATCCTTGACAGCGCCGGTAAGGATTCAAGGCCGGGCCGACAGCGAGGACTCCGTGATTGATTTCAAAAATAATATCGCTTCCCAGTCCAATTTTGGCAGTGTTGATTTGCCCTTGACCGGCATTCGTCCCACGGCAGATCGCCGCGTGAGTTTTGAGCTGACTTTTTCCATTAAATCTTTAACTCCTTAATTATTTTTTCCAAGATAAGATTATCCGCCGCGGTTATTTTTTTCAAAACCATTTCTCCGGCTCCTTTTCTTTTGTTTCCTTCTTTCTCTTTTTTTCGAATTCCGATCCTCAACCGCCAGAAATTTTTGGTTTTAAGATTATTGATGATTGATTCTATGCCATGATGTCCGCCGGCTCCGCGGCTGAAAGAAAGTTTTGATTCGCCCAATTCAATGTCGGAATCGTCATGAATAATCAGCGTTTCTTCGGGTTTTATTCTGAAATATTTAAGGCAGGCGGCAACGGCTCCACCTGATTCGTTCATAAAAGTCAGCGGTTTCACGAAAATTAAGTTATCGCCATTGATAAATTTAAAATATTCAAAGTTTTTTTGTTTGCCTTTTTTGGCGAAAGTCATTGTTTCGGCCGCCGTTTTCATAAGGAAATTTATCGCTAATTGACCCGCATTATGATAAGTCAGGGCGTATCGGCCGCCTGGATTGCCTAATCCGATAATAAGACGGTATTTAATTTTTTTATCCATAATTATTTAGATAAGGGCTTGATTTTCGGCTTTTTAACATTATAATATAACAGATATTAATATACTATTATGCGGAAATTTTTTTGGTCATCTTTAGAGATTTTGGAAATTATAGCTATTTCCGTTTTTGCCGTTTTTATCATCAGGACTTTTTTGTTTCAGCCCTTTTTGGTCAGCGGCGCCAGCATGGAGCCGACTTTTTCCAACGGGAATTATATTTTAGTTGATGAAATAAGCTACCGATTCCGCGAGCCCCAGCGGGGCGAAGTGATAGTTTTTAAACCTCCGGTCGGGGGCAGTTATTTCATTAAAAGGATTATCGGATTGCCTAATGAAAAAGTGAAAATTCAAGACGGTGAAGTCACGATTTTTGATACTAATGGCGGCAAGATACTGCTTAAGGAAAGCTATGTTCCGGCTAATATCAAAACCTTCGGGGATTTGGAAGTGGTTTTGAAGCCGGATCAATATTTTGTTTTGGGCGATAACCGCAATTACAGTTTTGATTCCCGCGCCTGGGGCTTTTTAGCTAAAGACAAAATTATCGGCTTGGTGAAATTGAGAATCTGGCCGATTACCTCTGTTATGGCG includes:
- the lepB gene encoding signal peptidase I yields the protein MRKFFWSSLEILEIIAISVFAVFIIRTFLFQPFLVSGASMEPTFSNGNYILVDEISYRFREPQRGEVIVFKPPVGGSYFIKRIIGLPNEKVKIQDGEVTIFDTNGGKILLKESYVPANIKTFGDLEVVLKPDQYFVLGDNRNYSFDSRAWGFLAKDKIIGLVKLRIWPITSVMAVGKPNY
- the pth gene encoding aminoacyl-tRNA hydrolase; this translates as MDKKIKYRLIIGLGNPGGRYALTYHNAGQLAINFLMKTAAETMTFAKKGKQKNFEYFKFINGDNLIFVKPLTFMNESGGAVAACLKYFRIKPEETLIIHDDSDIELGESKLSFSRGAGGHHGIESIINNLKTKNFWRLRIGIRKKEKEGNKRKGAGEMVLKKITAADNLILEKIIKELKI